In one Zonotrichia albicollis isolate bZonAlb1 chromosome 14, bZonAlb1.hap1, whole genome shotgun sequence genomic region, the following are encoded:
- the MMGT1 gene encoding ER membrane protein complex subunit 5, with protein sequence MAAGSVWKGLVGLGLFALAHAAFSAAQHRSYMRLTEKEDETLPIDIVLQTLLAFAVTCYGIAHIAGEFKDMDATSELKNKTFDTLRNHPSFYVFNHRGRVLFQSPDTVNSSSNQDALSSSSALKFRKLEPLRR encoded by the exons atGGCGGCGGGGTCGGTGTGGAAGGGGCTGGTGGGGCTCGGCCTGTTCGCCCTGGCACACGCGGCCTTCTCGGCGGCGCAGC ATCGTTCTTACATGAGGTTGACAGAAAAGGAAGATGAAACGTTGCCCATAGAT ATAgtcctgcagactctgctggcCTTTGCAGTCACCTGTTATGGGATAGCACATATTGCAGGGGAGTTTAAAGACATGGATGCCACTTCAGAACTCAAAAATAA GACATTTGACACATTAAGGAACCATCCATCTTTTTATGTATTTAATCATCGTGGTAGAGTGTTGTTCCAGTCCCCAGACACAGTGAATTCTTCTTCAAACCAAGATGCTTTGTCATCCAGCTCGGCACTGAAATTTCGAAAACTTGAACCTCTGCGCCGCTAA